The Tenebrio molitor chromosome 5, icTenMoli1.1, whole genome shotgun sequence genome has a segment encoding these proteins:
- the tai gene encoding nuclear receptor coactivator 1 isoform X9, translating to MLEHSAMYLNVPPQYEDDTSFFPDFYTRLGPCELQDPVWAKMSALATGVNKKRKKSETKPQAQINKCNNEKRRREQENIYIEELAELISANFGDMSSLSVKPDKCAILQETVNQIRSIKQRESASQSCDPVQQGEVSSSRPNILSNELYGPLLLEALEGFLFVVNAEGKVLHVTENVSNFIKFTKDEIHGNSIYNIIHLGDHARFSANLMPMTIGWGSEPTTTRSRSFSVRFLVKPDDQDETVEEKQQRVSCYELMHISSTQLRNQATVIEDEGGESGPYLLCVASRISHRDKGSTGIEQFTTKLDTSGKIIGVDVSGVSQQYSQFLNKDLVDRALKELVPQREVPKLDSHLRDTINVGQSTSVLYRLQVGQDKYVQVQTKSKLFKTNPHTTTEGDFIMATHSIIAEYDAIGPSDPGGGGTSSVGGPLMTSVVNGTRNGTAPVSSGSDSSTASSNALMNAGNASSFTTYTIDNEFPFDIFPTSTFELEPSAWTEPRPDSRQSATPVSTPTPRPPSNPAYSPATTVAQSPLAPFVTQPSPSTPAAPNPYTSTFPFSPLPEQNYNVEEPKDTKANVLDEASNMMADSGRLRNLLTKPPNVADSSANDADGRNKHRILKGLLNQQDEDDNRNDNRASPRGGLINRGPVAGPSELPKTSTAGGNNMLLQLLNERSDDDDNLEARAGVRKKSELLHQLLKTENRENEDEKKNDVQSHDDSLLRSLGFPITSSPSPPNGEPGRGRKRPSDDRDDPAANKRTADGSQVSSTGVSTGSKLCERNKMLASLLAKQPSNQPIPHIPSSILSATPQEILPRITPAEAAKITKSMPTRSTTSVTQQRTVVKNTIPDNMSRMGGRQPSTNYLNAMLTHSNNIHHQRTTDNRQIGQADSGSYTSPATSSTDGNIDTPVWGDNNNVHSNDPLLSDILDQVMDIVPDEVGRAYSHGEGQQANNFQNDMSETMAINIIQKSLMQIESSVKSPSSPTISLAGTPPAYTPTTMTSQNNQMRPFPPPNYHQTGFMSKQRIPVRPGVPQFAVSSGAISNAQQLLIQQRKQQEERRRLLQQQQQQELLIPSNATAAENPGLQNIDSLLNTVAPNVSLQRSASLPESQLSPNYGGQLNQQNQRINNQQPYSPHSQLVSPIGQQAGFPQTSAANYQQAGARLSPQFNQQMSLRQAYPQGNAQGQNWQQSQARLSLQNPMLNAQLTGNYVSGGPNGRNFQRAPNQQQQAQQQQQQQQQRSLSSPGTVTSRHSPYPQDSFPPPTSPNSAAFTQNQYLRLQRANSVPTATTQLPGVSGGGPTSEFVRQELRAVVGARTGQAQTAPNRTQSQLLNQPQVDLEALGLTFELPTTGASDSPKLWGTMGSDMAMSPQPATSRSSMEEARPGDHSTKSSLLQKLLSE from the exons ATGTTGGAACACAGTGCTATGTATTTGAACGTGCCTCCACAGTACGAAGACGACACGTCTTTTTTCCCAGATTTTTATACACG GCTCGGTCCGTGTGAGTTACAGGACCCGGTGTGGGCCAAGATGAGTGCTTTGGCCACCGGTGTCAAtaagaaaaggaaaaaatcaGAAACAAAACCCCAGGCGCAAAT CAATAAATGCAACAATGAAAAACGGCGCCGTGAGCAAGAGAATATCTACATAGAAGAGCTGGCTGAGCTAATCTCCGCAAACTTCGGGGACATGAGCTCGTTGTCGGTGAAGCCAGACAAGTGCGCTATCCTTCAAGAGACCGTCAACCAAATCCGTAGCATCAAGCAGAGGGAGTCCGCGTCGCAATCTTGCGATCCCGTGCAGCAGGGAGAGGTGTCGTCGTCTCGCCCGAACATCCTCTCCAACGAACTCTACGGTCCACTTTTGCTGGAGGCCCTGGAAGGCTTCCTCTTCGTGGTGAATGCCGAGGGTAAAGTCCTGCACGTCACCGAGAACGTTTCCAACTTCATCAAATTTACGAAGGACGAGATCCACGGCAACAGCATATACAACATCATACATCTGGGCGATCACGCGCGTTTCAGCGCTAATTTGATGCCGATGACCATCGGATGGGGTAGCGAACCGACGACAACCCGATCGAGATCCTTCAGCGTACGGTTCCTCGTGAAACCGGACGATCAGGACGAAACCGTGGAAGAGAAACAGCAACGCGTCAGTTGTTATGAATTAATGCACATCTCCAGTACCCAGTTGAGGAACCAGGCGACAGTTATCGAAGACGAGGGCGGCGAGAGCGGACCGTATCTGTTGTGTGTGGCTAGTAGAATTTCTCACAGGGACAAGGGCTCCACCGGGATTGAACagtttactaccaaattagaCACCTCCGGCAAAATCATCGGCGTCGATGTGTCGGGGGTGTCACAACAGTACTCGCAGTTTCTTAACAAGGACCTTGTTGATCGCGCGCTCAAGGAACTGGTGCCCCAGCGGGAAGTGCCGAAACTTGACTCACATCTAAGGGATACGATTAATGTGGGACAGTCGACCAGTGTCCTTTATAGGTTGCAAGTTGGTCAAGACAAGTACGTGCAAGTGCAAACTAAATCTAAACTGTTCAAGACTAATCCGCACACCACCACCGAAGGCGACTTCATTATGGCCACTCACTCCATAATAGC TGAATACGACGCCATCGGCCCGTCAGATCCGGGCGGCGGGGGTACGAGTAGCGTCGGTGGACCCTTGATGACCAGCGTCGTGAACGGAACCCGTAACGGTACCGCCCCCGTCAGTTCTGGTAGTGACAGTTCGACTGCTTCTTCGAACGCATTGATGAACGCCGGCAACGCATCTTCTTTCACCACCTACACCATCGACAATGAGTTTCCTTTCGACATATTTCCGACGTCGACGTTCGAGCTGGAACCGTCCGCTTGGACGGAACCGCGGCCGGACTCGCGGCAGAGTGCGACTCCCGTATCGACGCCAACGCCGAGGCCCCCCAGCAATCCTGCCTATAGTCCTGCAACGACGGTGGCTCAGAGCCCGCTCGCTCCATTCGTCACCCAGCCGAGTCCGTCGACACCCGCCGCTCCCAATCCGTACACTAGTACCTTCCCGTTTAGTCCGTTGCCAGAACAGAACTACAATGTCGAAGAACCAAAAGATACCAAAGCAAACGTTTTGGATGAAGCCTCAAATATGATGGCCGATTCCGGTAGATTAAGAAATTTGTTAACTAAGCCGCCCAATGTAGCGGACTCATCGGCAAACGATGCGGACGGTAGGAATAAGCATAGAATATTGAAAGGTCTGCTGAATCAGCAGGATGAAGATGATAATCGTAACGATAACAGAGCTAGTCCCAGAGGAGGACTCATTAACAGAGGTCCCGTTGCCGGACCGTCAGAGTTACCGAAAACTTCAACAGCTGGAGGAAACAATATGTTACTGCAG TTGCTGAATGAGAGAAGCGATGACGACGATAATCTCGAAGCGAGAGCCGGCGTAAGGAAGAAAAGCGAGTTGCTTCATCAGCTGCTCAAAACCGAAAATCGCGAAAACGAAGACGAAAAGAAAAACGACGTTCAATCGCACGATGATTCGTTGTTACGTAGTTTGGGCTTCCCGATCACCAGTTCGCCGTCACCTCCAAACGGGGAGCCAGGAAGAGGTAGGAAAAGACCCAGTGACGACAGGGACGACCCTGCTGCGAACAAAAGGACAGCCGACGGATCTCAG GTTTCATCGACGGGAGTGTCGACAGGAAGCAAGTTATGCGAAAGAAACAAGATGTTGGCGTCCCTGTTGGCGAAGCAACCGAGTAACCAACCTATCCCTCATATTCCCTCAAGCATTTTGTCGGCGACACCGCAAGAAATACTACCCCGGATCACACCAGCCGAAGCAGCTAAGATAACCAAGTCCATGCCTACTCGATCTACTACCTCTGTGACGCAACAGCGGACTGTTGTTAAGAATACAATTCCGGACAACATGTCGCGAATGGGCGGCCGACAACCAAGCACCAACTACCTCAATGCAATGTTGACGCATTCGAATAACATTCATCATCAACGAACGACGGATAATCGACAAATAGGTCAAGCAGATTCCGGTTCCTACACCTCACCTGCCACCTCGAGCACGGACGGAAATATAGACACCCCTGTGTGGGGTGACAATAATAATGTGCATTCGAACGATCCTCTGTTGTCGGATATTTTGGATCAAGTTATGGACATCGTTCCGGACGAAGTCGGAAGGGCTTATTCGCACGGCGAAGGCCAACAAGCAAACAATTTCCAAAATGATATGAGCGAAACAATGGCAATTAACATCATACAAAAGTCTCTTATGCAAATTGAATCCTCCGTAAAAAGTCCTTCGTCCCCGACGATTTCTTTGGCGGGAACTCCACCGGCGTATACTCCGACTACA ATGACAAGCCAGAACAACCAAATGCGACCGTTTCCGCCTCCGAACTACCACCAGACGGGATTCATGTCCAAGCAGCGGATACCGGTCAGACCAGGAGTGCCTCAGTTTGCGGTTTCCAGTGGCGCAATCTCTAACGCTCAACAATTGCTAATACAACAACGTAAACAGCAAGAAGAACGACGTCGTCTTCTTCAGCAACAGCAGCAGCAGGAACTATTAATTCCGTCCAATGCTACAGCAGCTGAAAATCCGGGCTTGCAGAACATTGACAGCCTCCTAAATACAGTAGCACCCAATGTATCCTTACAGCGATCGGCTAGTTTACCGGAGTCGCAACTGTCTCCAAATTATGGGGGCCAATTGAATCAGCAAAATCAGAGAATCAATAATCAACAGCCATATTCGCCACATTCTCAACTGGTGTCGCCTATTGGACAACAGGCGGGCTTTCCGCAGACTTCAGCTGCAAATTATCAACAAGCAGGAGCTAGATTGTCGCCACAATTTAATCAGCAGATGTCATTGAGGCAAGCGTACCCGCAGGGAAACGCGCAAGGACAGAACTGGCAACAGTCCCAAGCCAGACTTAGTCTTCAGAATCCCATGCTTAACGCGCAGCTCACG GGCAACTATGTATCAGGAGGACCTAACGGTCGAAATTTTCAGAGAGCGCCCAACCAGCAGCAACAGgctcaacaacaacaacagcaGCAACAACAGAGGTCTCTCAGCAGTCCGGGAACGGTGACATCGCGGCATTCACCGTACCCGCAGGACTCTTTCCCCCCACCGACGTCCCCGAACTCTGCCGCCTTTACCCAAAATCAGTACCTGAGGCTACAGCGCGCTAACAGCGTGCCCACTGCCACAACCCAGTTGCCAG GTGTGTCCGGAGGTGGCCCCACATCGGAATTCGTCCGGCAAGAGTTACGTGCGGTGGTCGGTGCCAGAACTGGGCAAGCCCAGACTGCTCCAAACAGGACCCAGTCTCAGTTACTCAACCAGCCACAAGTTGATCTCGAAGCCTTAGGACTTACGTTCGAACTGCCCACGACTG GTGCGAGTGATAGCCCGAAACTTTGGGGTACGATGGGTTCAGATATGGCAATGTCTCCGCAGCCAGCGACCTCCAGG AGTTCTATGGAGGAGGCGCGGCCAGGTGATCACAGTACCAAGTCGTCGCTACTGCAGAAGCTGCTGTCCGAGTGA
- the tai gene encoding nuclear receptor coactivator 1 isoform X5, translated as MRGRLGPCELQDPVWAKMSALATGVNKKRKKSETKPQAQINKCNNEKRRREQENIYIEELAELISANFGDMSSLSVKPDKCAILQETVNQIRSIKQRESASQSCDPVQQGEVSSSRPNILSNELYGPLLLEALEGFLFVVNAEGKVLHVTENVSNFIKFTKDEIHGNSIYNIIHLGDHARFSANLMPMTIGWGSEPTTTRSRSFSVRFLVKPDDQDETVEEKQQRVSCYELMHISSTQLRNQATVIEDEGGESGPYLLCVASRISHRDKGSTGIEQFTTKLDTSGKIIGVDVSGVSQQYSQFLNKDLVDRALKELVPQREVPKLDSHLRDTINVGQSTSVLYRLQVGQDKYVQVQTKSKLFKTNPHTTTEGDFIMATHSIIAEYDAIGPSDPGGGGTSSVGGPLMTSVVNGTRNGTAPVSSGSDSSTASSNALMNAGNASSFTTYTIDNEFPFDIFPTSTFELEPSAWTEPRPDSRQSATPVSTPTPRPPSNPAYSPATTVAQSPLAPFVTQPSPSTPAAPNPYTSTFPFSPLPEQNYNVEEPKDTKANVLDEASNMMADSGRLRNLLTKPPNVADSSANDADGRNKHRILKGLLNQQDEDDNRNDNRASPRGGLINRGPVAGPSELPKTSTAGGNNMLLQLLNERSDDDDNLEARAGVRKKSELLHQLLKTENRENEDEKKNDVQSHDDSLLRSLGFPITSSPSPPNGEPGRGRKRPSDDRDDPAANKRTADGSQVSSTGVSTGSKLCERNKMLASLLAKQPSNQPIPHIPSSILSATPQEILPRITPAEAAKITKSMPTRSTTSVTQQRTVVKNTIPDNMSRMGGRQPSTNYLNAMLTHSNNIHHQRTTDNRQIGQADSGSYTSPATSSTDGNIDTPVWGDNNNVHSNDPLLSDILDQVMDIVPDEVGRAYSHGEGQQANNFQNDMSETMAINIIQKSLMQIESSVKSPSSPTISLAGTPPAYTPTTMTSQNNQMRPFPPPNYHQTGFMSKQRIPVRPGVPQFAVSSGAISNAQQLLIQQRKQQEERRRLLQQQQQQELLIPSNATAAENPGLQNIDSLLNTVAPNVSLQRSASLPESQLSPNYGGQLNQQNQRINNQQPYSPHSQLVSPIGQQAGFPQTSAANYQQAGARLSPQFNQQMSLRQAYPQGNAQGQNWQQSQARLSLQNPMLNAQLTGNYVSGGPNGRNFQRAPNQQQQAQQQQQQQQQRSLSSPGTVTSRHSPYPQDSFPPPTSPNSAAFTQNQYLRLQRANSVPTATTQLPGGLGSPRPYGREHHPHPYPPIPPNPHQHPMMYQQDSSQYCYDQTGLQLAYNGADRGRAPQHLQAGVSGGGPTSEFVRQELRAVVGARTGQAQTAPNRTQSQLLNQPQVDLEALGLTFELPTTGASDSPKLWGTMGSDMAMSPQPATSRSSMEEARPGDHSTKSSLLQKLLSE; from the exons GCTCGGTCCGTGTGAGTTACAGGACCCGGTGTGGGCCAAGATGAGTGCTTTGGCCACCGGTGTCAAtaagaaaaggaaaaaatcaGAAACAAAACCCCAGGCGCAAAT CAATAAATGCAACAATGAAAAACGGCGCCGTGAGCAAGAGAATATCTACATAGAAGAGCTGGCTGAGCTAATCTCCGCAAACTTCGGGGACATGAGCTCGTTGTCGGTGAAGCCAGACAAGTGCGCTATCCTTCAAGAGACCGTCAACCAAATCCGTAGCATCAAGCAGAGGGAGTCCGCGTCGCAATCTTGCGATCCCGTGCAGCAGGGAGAGGTGTCGTCGTCTCGCCCGAACATCCTCTCCAACGAACTCTACGGTCCACTTTTGCTGGAGGCCCTGGAAGGCTTCCTCTTCGTGGTGAATGCCGAGGGTAAAGTCCTGCACGTCACCGAGAACGTTTCCAACTTCATCAAATTTACGAAGGACGAGATCCACGGCAACAGCATATACAACATCATACATCTGGGCGATCACGCGCGTTTCAGCGCTAATTTGATGCCGATGACCATCGGATGGGGTAGCGAACCGACGACAACCCGATCGAGATCCTTCAGCGTACGGTTCCTCGTGAAACCGGACGATCAGGACGAAACCGTGGAAGAGAAACAGCAACGCGTCAGTTGTTATGAATTAATGCACATCTCCAGTACCCAGTTGAGGAACCAGGCGACAGTTATCGAAGACGAGGGCGGCGAGAGCGGACCGTATCTGTTGTGTGTGGCTAGTAGAATTTCTCACAGGGACAAGGGCTCCACCGGGATTGAACagtttactaccaaattagaCACCTCCGGCAAAATCATCGGCGTCGATGTGTCGGGGGTGTCACAACAGTACTCGCAGTTTCTTAACAAGGACCTTGTTGATCGCGCGCTCAAGGAACTGGTGCCCCAGCGGGAAGTGCCGAAACTTGACTCACATCTAAGGGATACGATTAATGTGGGACAGTCGACCAGTGTCCTTTATAGGTTGCAAGTTGGTCAAGACAAGTACGTGCAAGTGCAAACTAAATCTAAACTGTTCAAGACTAATCCGCACACCACCACCGAAGGCGACTTCATTATGGCCACTCACTCCATAATAGC TGAATACGACGCCATCGGCCCGTCAGATCCGGGCGGCGGGGGTACGAGTAGCGTCGGTGGACCCTTGATGACCAGCGTCGTGAACGGAACCCGTAACGGTACCGCCCCCGTCAGTTCTGGTAGTGACAGTTCGACTGCTTCTTCGAACGCATTGATGAACGCCGGCAACGCATCTTCTTTCACCACCTACACCATCGACAATGAGTTTCCTTTCGACATATTTCCGACGTCGACGTTCGAGCTGGAACCGTCCGCTTGGACGGAACCGCGGCCGGACTCGCGGCAGAGTGCGACTCCCGTATCGACGCCAACGCCGAGGCCCCCCAGCAATCCTGCCTATAGTCCTGCAACGACGGTGGCTCAGAGCCCGCTCGCTCCATTCGTCACCCAGCCGAGTCCGTCGACACCCGCCGCTCCCAATCCGTACACTAGTACCTTCCCGTTTAGTCCGTTGCCAGAACAGAACTACAATGTCGAAGAACCAAAAGATACCAAAGCAAACGTTTTGGATGAAGCCTCAAATATGATGGCCGATTCCGGTAGATTAAGAAATTTGTTAACTAAGCCGCCCAATGTAGCGGACTCATCGGCAAACGATGCGGACGGTAGGAATAAGCATAGAATATTGAAAGGTCTGCTGAATCAGCAGGATGAAGATGATAATCGTAACGATAACAGAGCTAGTCCCAGAGGAGGACTCATTAACAGAGGTCCCGTTGCCGGACCGTCAGAGTTACCGAAAACTTCAACAGCTGGAGGAAACAATATGTTACTGCAG TTGCTGAATGAGAGAAGCGATGACGACGATAATCTCGAAGCGAGAGCCGGCGTAAGGAAGAAAAGCGAGTTGCTTCATCAGCTGCTCAAAACCGAAAATCGCGAAAACGAAGACGAAAAGAAAAACGACGTTCAATCGCACGATGATTCGTTGTTACGTAGTTTGGGCTTCCCGATCACCAGTTCGCCGTCACCTCCAAACGGGGAGCCAGGAAGAGGTAGGAAAAGACCCAGTGACGACAGGGACGACCCTGCTGCGAACAAAAGGACAGCCGACGGATCTCAG GTTTCATCGACGGGAGTGTCGACAGGAAGCAAGTTATGCGAAAGAAACAAGATGTTGGCGTCCCTGTTGGCGAAGCAACCGAGTAACCAACCTATCCCTCATATTCCCTCAAGCATTTTGTCGGCGACACCGCAAGAAATACTACCCCGGATCACACCAGCCGAAGCAGCTAAGATAACCAAGTCCATGCCTACTCGATCTACTACCTCTGTGACGCAACAGCGGACTGTTGTTAAGAATACAATTCCGGACAACATGTCGCGAATGGGCGGCCGACAACCAAGCACCAACTACCTCAATGCAATGTTGACGCATTCGAATAACATTCATCATCAACGAACGACGGATAATCGACAAATAGGTCAAGCAGATTCCGGTTCCTACACCTCACCTGCCACCTCGAGCACGGACGGAAATATAGACACCCCTGTGTGGGGTGACAATAATAATGTGCATTCGAACGATCCTCTGTTGTCGGATATTTTGGATCAAGTTATGGACATCGTTCCGGACGAAGTCGGAAGGGCTTATTCGCACGGCGAAGGCCAACAAGCAAACAATTTCCAAAATGATATGAGCGAAACAATGGCAATTAACATCATACAAAAGTCTCTTATGCAAATTGAATCCTCCGTAAAAAGTCCTTCGTCCCCGACGATTTCTTTGGCGGGAACTCCACCGGCGTATACTCCGACTACA ATGACAAGCCAGAACAACCAAATGCGACCGTTTCCGCCTCCGAACTACCACCAGACGGGATTCATGTCCAAGCAGCGGATACCGGTCAGACCAGGAGTGCCTCAGTTTGCGGTTTCCAGTGGCGCAATCTCTAACGCTCAACAATTGCTAATACAACAACGTAAACAGCAAGAAGAACGACGTCGTCTTCTTCAGCAACAGCAGCAGCAGGAACTATTAATTCCGTCCAATGCTACAGCAGCTGAAAATCCGGGCTTGCAGAACATTGACAGCCTCCTAAATACAGTAGCACCCAATGTATCCTTACAGCGATCGGCTAGTTTACCGGAGTCGCAACTGTCTCCAAATTATGGGGGCCAATTGAATCAGCAAAATCAGAGAATCAATAATCAACAGCCATATTCGCCACATTCTCAACTGGTGTCGCCTATTGGACAACAGGCGGGCTTTCCGCAGACTTCAGCTGCAAATTATCAACAAGCAGGAGCTAGATTGTCGCCACAATTTAATCAGCAGATGTCATTGAGGCAAGCGTACCCGCAGGGAAACGCGCAAGGACAGAACTGGCAACAGTCCCAAGCCAGACTTAGTCTTCAGAATCCCATGCTTAACGCGCAGCTCACG GGCAACTATGTATCAGGAGGACCTAACGGTCGAAATTTTCAGAGAGCGCCCAACCAGCAGCAACAGgctcaacaacaacaacagcaGCAACAACAGAGGTCTCTCAGCAGTCCGGGAACGGTGACATCGCGGCATTCACCGTACCCGCAGGACTCTTTCCCCCCACCGACGTCCCCGAACTCTGCCGCCTTTACCCAAAATCAGTACCTGAGGCTACAGCGCGCTAACAGCGTGCCCACTGCCACAACCCAGTTGCCAG GTGGCCTGGGATCCCCCCGGCCATACGGCAGGGAACACCACCCACATCCCTATCCCCCAATTCCTCCCAACCCTCACCAACACCCCATGATGTACCAACAAGACTCCTCCCAGTACTGTTATGATCAGACGGGTTTACAGTTAGCCTACAATGGCGCAGACAGGGGTCGAGCGCCCCAACACCTTCAAGCCG GTGTGTCCGGAGGTGGCCCCACATCGGAATTCGTCCGGCAAGAGTTACGTGCGGTGGTCGGTGCCAGAACTGGGCAAGCCCAGACTGCTCCAAACAGGACCCAGTCTCAGTTACTCAACCAGCCACAAGTTGATCTCGAAGCCTTAGGACTTACGTTCGAACTGCCCACGACTG GTGCGAGTGATAGCCCGAAACTTTGGGGTACGATGGGTTCAGATATGGCAATGTCTCCGCAGCCAGCGACCTCCAGG AGTTCTATGGAGGAGGCGCGGCCAGGTGATCACAGTACCAAGTCGTCGCTACTGCAGAAGCTGCTGTCCGAGTGA